A genomic segment from Aulosira sp. FACHB-615 encodes:
- a CDS encoding FAD-dependent oxidoreductase — protein sequence MNSSTHQDADVLIIGGGPSGTWAAWSAATSGAKVVLVDKGYCGTSGAAAASGNGVWYIPPDPEQREAAMASREAMGGFLADRQWMKRVLDRTYDNINSLADEGYRFSVDAEGKVIRRSLQGPEYMRFMRRKIKQAGVKILDHSPALELLVDAEGAVAGAKGINRQTGEHWTVKAGAVVIATGGCAFLSKALGCNVLTGDGYLMAAEAGADFSGMEFSNAYAISPAFSSVTKTRYYDWASFTYEDGTVIEGAGSKRGRSVIAKTLLTQPVYARLDQNMDEATKAWMRASQPNFFVVFDRAGIDPFTQRFPITLRLEGTVRGTGGIRITDHTCATSVNGLYAAGDAATRELICGGFTGGGSHNAAWAMSSGYWSGQSAANYALSLGEKASQRSVQGVGAAGLRGGGDHQFSAEEAIAATQAEVFPYDRNLFRSESVLGESLERLDHLWQEIRRSNTPYDSHIVRSREAAAMVATARWMYNSGLQRQETRGMHKRMDYPQQDPNQQYRLLSGGLDQIWVKPESIVAKRELVTV from the coding sequence ATGAATAGTTCTACTCATCAAGACGCTGATGTTTTGATTATTGGTGGCGGCCCGTCTGGAACTTGGGCGGCTTGGAGTGCAGCCACCAGTGGCGCAAAAGTTGTGTTAGTAGATAAAGGTTACTGCGGTACAAGTGGTGCAGCGGCCGCATCTGGAAATGGCGTATGGTATATACCACCAGACCCAGAACAACGAGAAGCCGCAATGGCCAGCCGAGAAGCGATGGGAGGTTTCCTGGCAGATCGGCAGTGGATGAAGCGGGTATTAGACCGTACCTATGACAACATTAATTCTCTGGCTGACGAAGGCTACCGTTTTAGTGTGGATGCAGAAGGAAAAGTTATCCGTCGCTCTTTGCAAGGCCCAGAGTATATGCGGTTTATGCGGAGAAAGATTAAGCAAGCAGGGGTGAAAATTTTAGACCACAGTCCCGCTTTAGAGTTATTGGTGGATGCAGAAGGCGCGGTAGCTGGTGCTAAGGGGATTAATCGACAAACCGGGGAACACTGGACAGTGAAAGCTGGAGCCGTGGTGATTGCAACTGGTGGCTGTGCCTTTTTGAGTAAGGCTCTGGGTTGTAATGTTTTGACAGGAGACGGTTATTTAATGGCTGCTGAAGCCGGGGCTGATTTCTCTGGGATGGAATTTTCCAATGCCTATGCGATTTCGCCGGCGTTTTCTTCGGTGACTAAGACCCGATATTATGATTGGGCTTCTTTCACCTATGAAGATGGCACAGTAATTGAAGGTGCAGGTTCTAAACGTGGTCGTTCAGTGATTGCTAAGACATTGCTGACTCAACCTGTGTATGCACGTCTCGACCAAAATATGGATGAAGCAACTAAAGCATGGATGCGAGCTTCTCAGCCTAACTTCTTTGTGGTATTCGATCGCGCGGGGATAGACCCATTTACACAAAGATTCCCGATCACTTTGCGTTTAGAAGGAACTGTACGCGGTACTGGTGGGATTCGGATTACTGACCATACCTGCGCTACCTCAGTTAATGGACTTTATGCGGCGGGGGATGCTGCTACTAGAGAATTAATCTGCGGTGGTTTTACAGGTGGTGGTAGCCATAATGCGGCTTGGGCAATGTCTTCTGGCTATTGGTCGGGACAATCTGCGGCTAACTATGCCTTGAGTTTGGGTGAAAAAGCCAGCCAGCGCAGTGTTCAGGGAGTGGGTGCAGCTGGGTTACGTGGCGGCGGTGATCATCAATTCTCTGCTGAAGAAGCGATCGCGGCAACCCAAGCTGAAGTTTTTCCCTATGACCGCAACCTCTTCCGCAGCGAATCTGTATTAGGTGAATCTTTAGAAAGATTAGATCACCTATGGCAAGAAATCCGCCGTAGTAACACACCTTATGATAGCCATATTGTGCGATCGCGGGAAGCAGCAGCGATGGTTGCAACTGCACGCTGGATGTACAACAGTGGTTTGCAACGCCAAGAAACTAGAGGGATGCACAAGCGGATGGATTATCCGCAACAAGACCCCAACCAACAATATCGCCTGTTGAGTGGTGGGTTAGATCAGATTTGGGTCAAGCCTGAGTCGATAGTTGCAAAACGGGAATTAGTCACAGTGTAA